The following are from one region of the Bradyrhizobium septentrionale genome:
- a CDS encoding glutathione S-transferase family protein, protein MKLTFSPASPFARKVRIAAIELGLIDKIELVPASVAPGQANDEYSKISPLKKLPVLILDHGDVILDSYVIVEYLNEIGGGRLIPGYGPRRWKLKTDHSLINGMLDSMLLCRYEKMVRPQGSLWQAWYDDHWNRAWAGMARFENRPDVLDGSSFDIAQIGLVCVLGYADFRFADSGWRKAYPKLDAFYQKMLERPSVKISAPPAA, encoded by the coding sequence ATGAAACTCACCTTCTCTCCCGCCTCCCCGTTCGCCCGCAAGGTGCGCATCGCGGCGATCGAGCTTGGTCTGATCGACAAGATCGAGCTGGTGCCGGCCAGTGTCGCGCCGGGACAGGCCAACGACGAATACTCGAAGATCTCGCCGTTGAAGAAACTGCCGGTGCTGATCCTCGACCATGGCGACGTGATTCTGGATTCCTACGTCATCGTCGAATATCTCAACGAGATCGGCGGCGGCCGGCTGATCCCGGGCTACGGCCCGCGGCGCTGGAAGCTGAAGACCGATCACTCGCTGATCAACGGTATGCTCGATTCCATGCTGCTGTGCCGCTACGAGAAGATGGTGCGGCCGCAGGGCTCGCTGTGGCAAGCCTGGTACGACGATCACTGGAACAGGGCCTGGGCCGGCATGGCGCGGTTCGAGAACCGGCCGGACGTGCTGGACGGTTCGTCGTTCGACATCGCGCAGATCGGCCTCGTTTGCGTGCTCGGCTATGCCGACTTCCGCTTCGCCGATAGCGGCTGGCGCAAGGCCTATCCCAAGCTCGACGCCTTCTACCAGAAAATGCTGGAGCGGCCGTCGGTGAAGATCTCGGCGCCGCCTGCGGCATAG